TACGACGCCTTGCAGTCCACCCCGCCCGAAACCGAAGACGACGCCCAGGAGGAGCCCCAATGATCCCTAACCCATCCCTGAAAGAACGGGCCACGGCCCTCAAGCTCCATGGCCTGCTGAGCCATTGGGAGGAGCACGCCGACGATGGCTGGGTCGAGTCCCTGATCCAGTGGGAAGAGGAGGAACGCGCCCACCGCAGCCTCGAGCGGCGCATGAAAGGGGCAAGGCTGGGCCGCTTCAAACCCCTGGCCGACTTCGATTGGGGCTGGCCCGGCCGCTGCGACCGGGAACTCGTCAGTGAGCTGATGCGCCTCGACTTCCTCACCGAGGCGGTCAATATCATCCTGGTGGGACCCAACGGGGTCGGCAAATCCACCCTGGCCCGCAACATCGCCCATCAAGCGGTGCTGGCCGGCCACAGCGTCCTCTTTACCAGCGCCGGCCAGATGCTCAATGACTTGGCCGCCCAGGACGGCGACAGCGCCCTCAAGCGGCGCCTCGCCCGCTACGCCCGCCCTCAACTGCTAGCGGTCGACGAGGTGGGGTATCTCGCCTACTCCAATCGCCATGCCGATCTGCTGTTCGAGATCGTCTCCCGCCGCTACGAGGAGAAATCCACCCTGGTCACCACCAACCGACCCTTCGCCGAATGGGGTGAAGTCTTTCCCAACGCCTCCTGCGTGGTCTCCCTCGTGGACCGGCTGGTACACCGCTCCGAGATCCTCACCATCGAAGGTGAATCCTACCGGCTCAAGGAGGCCAAGGAGCGACAGCAGCAACAGGCGCAGCGGCGCCAATCCGCAGCCAAATCCAACAAAGGAGCCTAACCATGACCCATCCCCCGATACCGGACGACTGGACGCCAGAGCAGGCATTAACGATCTATGACTTTATCGACGAACTCCGCGATGCCATCTGGAGCCGATACGATCGGCAGCTGGTCGAACTCATGCAACAAGACCGCATAACGACCTTTGAAGTCGACGACGATGACTTGACCTTCTGAGCCGACTCTTAAGCCCACCCCGGCGGCGTGACCTGGCTTGAGTCGAGGCGACCTATCCGCGCTGAGGCCGCGTCACGCCGCCCGAACCCGCGACTGCGACCTTCGCCATTTATGCGCGGATTTACTCAGCCGCTAACATTAGTCAATGGCTTACGAGTTAGAAATTGGTGGAGGCGGCGACAATCACATTGCTTTAAAAATCAATTGCTTAAAATGCGAAACGCCGATTGTGCCCCCACAGATACCCCCAAATCGATTCGGCTGATTAACTGCCTGAAATCAGACCGGTTTTATCGCCCCATCGGTGCTCGCAAGGCCTCGCAAAACGGCAGCCGCTATCGTGTGCAAGCAATGCCGTCATGTGCTAGCATTGGTTCAGCTTTGGCCAAGTCAAGTTCTGGAGTCAACTATGCCCAGTTTGAGCGTCAGAAAACTCGACGACGATACGCTGTCGCGCTTGAGGATCCGCGCCGCGCAACATGGTGTGTCGATGGAGGAAGAGGCGCGACGCATTCTAAGGGATGCGGTTAGCCCACCGGATCACCTTGGTGATCTCGCGCTTCGGATATTTGGTCCGAAGCACGGTATCGATCTACAACTACCTGAAAGGACACCACATGAGCCTCTGGACCTGTCCGAATGATCCTTTTGGACACGAACGTCGTTTCAGAGGTGATGAAGACACGGCCGGCGGAAGCCGTCGTAAAGTGGTTTAACGGTCAACACTCGGAGAAGCTCTACGTTTCCTCAATCACCATCGGCGAGATTAGCTACGGGCTGCGAATCTTGCCTGATGGTAAACGCAGATCAGGGCTTCGCGAACGGTTTGAACGATTCGTCGCCCTGGCCTTCGACCAGCGTGTACTTGCCTACGATGAATCCGCCGCCCGCATCTACGGTGACCTGATGGGCGACCGCAAGGAACTCGGGCTTCCGATGAGCGTACCCGATGGGCAGATCGCCGCAATTGCTCGTCTCAACCACTTGGCGGTGGCGACTCGGAATGTCGCCGACTTTGAGAACTGTGGTATCGATGTAGTGAATCCTTTTGCGTCCGCCCTTTGATGTGCAGACCTGTTCCGTGGCGGAGTTTGCAGCATTTGTCGGAGTACGCGAGGAAGCTGGAATTCCCACACGATAAGTTTGTAACTCCTTATTTTTACGAAATAAAAAGGCCGTGATATATCACGGCCTATCTGGGGTTATCTGGTGGAGGCGGCGACAATCACATTGCCTTATCAGTCAATGACTTAAAATGCAAAACGCCGATTATGCCCCCAAAAATACCCCCCGTATGATCTGCTATGAACCGATAGGAGATGAGATGGTAATCGGCGCCTCGTGGGCGAGTACTCCACAAACCGATTGATCAAGTCTTCACTCCAGCTGTCGAAAGAGGATCTTTGGTACAGATATGGCACTAAGTGCTACACTTCGTGCCAATACGATGCGTATTTTCAAGACCAAGTGGGTCCATCGCTGGGCCGCCAAGGAAGGGCTAAACGACGCCAGCCTTCGTGCGGCAGTCGATGAGATGCGGCGTGGCTTGGTCGATGCCAATCTGGGCGGGTACGTGTTCAAGAAACGCGTGGCGCTGCCTGGAAGAGGCAAGAGCGGAAGTGTACGGACTCTGCTTGCGTTCAAGCAGGGCCATCACGTGTTCTTCGTCTATGGCTTCGCCAAGAGTGTGCGCGCCAACATTTCCGATACCGAACTGAAGGCGCTTCGGCAATTGGCGGACGAACTGCTCAATTACGGAGACATGCGGATAGACAAAGCGCTTGGGGCGAAAGAACTGATCGAGGTAATGACAGATGACGAATAAGACCATCCTGGATGCTATGCACGAGACGGCGAAAGGCTTGCACAAGGCGGGCGCTATGGATGCGACCACAATGCGTGAGTTCGACGCCTTGTGTCTGCCACCTGTCAAACACTACAGTGCCGGGCAGATCAAGAAGCTGCGGCTGCGCTATAAAGCGAGCCAGGCTGTGTTCGCCGCATTCTTGAACACCAGCCCGTCTACCGTTCAGAAATGGGAGCAGGGTAAAAAACAACCGAACGGTCCATCGCTGAAGCTGCTCAATATCGTCGATCAGAAAGGTCTCGACGCGCTTGGCTGACGCAAGCTCGGCAAGCTGACTGGTGCCAACATGGTCTTAGTTAAAGTCCGTAGCTGACAGCCAAATGTCGTCGTGGTGGCTGCTTGGGGGTATTTTCAGCCCTGCTCATTTCATACCCCCCATTTGTACCCCCATTTCGGTGTTGCAGGAACAACGTTCCCTGGCGAACGGGGCAGTGTGGCACCGAGAGGCTACGATGAACTCGGAAAACCAGGAGAGGGCGATGAGCGGCGAATAAAGTTAGGATTTCAGTCGCTTGGAACGGTGGAGTGTGATTCCCGCATGCACAATCACACTCGGCGGTTTTATTATTCAAGTGATGCTTTACAAAGGCAGTATAAGCCTATGAAAAATAACGTGAATATTGGTGGAGGCGGCGGGAATCGAACCCGCGTCCGCAAGCCTTCCGCCGTCGGCTCTACATGCTTATTCCGTCAATTGATTTAACTGGCCGCTACCCGACGGACAGGGAAGACGGACGGCGATTCCGGTAGGTTTTAACGGCTTGGCCCCGGACGAGCCTTACCGCGATCCCATGAGAGTCGACCCCTGAGTGCCCTTGCGGGCCCGGACGCATAGGCACGGCTCCGGTCAGAGGCTAGCCGGGTTAAGCGGCTAGAGCGTAGTTGTCGTCGTTCGCAACTAAGTTGTTTGCAGCACAAGATTTACGAGGCCTGCTACGTCCTCGGCATGCACCTCGGGTTTTAGCACCCACGTCGAATCCAGGTCGCCCCCGATTCGTACAGATACATGGACAGTGTACCCGCGGGAAAGGTTCCCCGCCAGCGGTGCGACGGCTGTTCAGCCGGTGGCCTCCACGGGGCGGTAGATCTCGATGCGGTCGCCTTCCCGCACCTGCTCCTTGAGGGGTTTGACGGCGCCGTGGATGCCCACCCGGGCGGTGGCCAGTTCCACCTCGGGGAATTCCTCCAGCACCTGGGACACCAGGATGCAGTCCTCGAGGGTGGCGCCGCGGCACACCTGGATGGGCTTGACCACCTGGCGCTCGCGGGTGGCGTAGGCCACTTCCACGGTCAGCAGCCCGGGGTCGTGGAGTTCCGCCAGCATGTTCTGAAACTGCTCCTCCGACAGGTTGGCGTAGGCGTCCTCGGTGACGTCGATGGCCTCCCGCAGGCGTTCGTTGAGGGCGTGCAGCTCCCCCTGGATGGTGGCCCTGCGCTTCTCCAACTCGTCCAGCTGGCGGCGGTACTGGCGGGCCTGGGTGATCATCTCGGCGAGGGGGGTGTCCTGCATGATGGCGGTGCCTCCGGGTTGGCTTTGGATGCGGATTGTCATGCAAACCGGGGTCCACCTGGCGGTGCGCCGGGGCCTTGCGTACAGGCGGCAGGCACGGCGCCGGCCCGTGCCCCCGGCGGGGTGGCGGCCGGCGGCGGCGCGGCCTGCGGAATAACAGGGACTTGTACTAGCAGCGGGCACCCGGCAGGCCCCCGGACCCTCCCGCCCCTAGTGCGTGCCCCGGGAGATCGCACCATTAACAGGCAACGGGGGAAGCAGCCACGGTGGGTGCGCGGCTTCGGCCCGCCGCGGAATCCCCCGTGAATACATGGGGATAAGCAGGAACACGGCGGCCATGGCACGCAACCTGCTACTTCCCATGGCAGCGACTGGCATTGGTTATAACAGGCCATGACAAGTCGTCAAACGTCTTCCCGGCAGGCCCGGTGGGGACGGACTTGATGGAGAAACTTCTGACTTCGTTGCTGGCTGAAATCATTATTGAGGAGCATGAATATGCACGACATGAAGCATTTACTGGCGGGGGCCGTGGCTCTCTCCCTGGTGCCCCTGGGGGCCCTTGCCGAGACCATCACCATCGGCATCGGTCACCAGAGCACGGTGACCAACACGGTGCCCGGTGGGATCATTCTCGAGAAGCTCGAGCTACTGGAGAAGCATCTGCCGAGGGACGGCAAGTACAAGGACGTGGACTACGAGATCGTCTACAAGGACTACACCTCCGGGCCGCCCATCACCAACCAGATGCTGGCGGGCAAGCTGGCCTTCGGCGTCATGGGGGACTACCCCCTCATCGTCAACGGTGCCAACTTCGAGAAGACGGGGCGCGGCGAGAGCCGGTTAATCCTGGTTACCGGCTACAACCTCAAGGGCACGGGCAACGGCATCGTCGTCCCCGCGGACTCCGACGTCTACGCCCTGGAGCAGCTGGCGGGCAAGTCCATCTCCACCCCGGTGGGCAGTGCGGCGTGGGGCATGACCCTCAAGGTGCTGCGGGATCACGATCTGATGGACAAGGTGGAGCTCAAGAACCAGAGCCCGCCCGTGGGCGTGACCAACATCGCCCAGGGCAAGATCGACGCCCATTCGGATTTCTGCCCGTGGTCGGAGGTGATGGAGTTCCGCGGCACCGGCCGCAAGATTTATGACGGCAGCGAGGCGGGTATCCCTACCTTCCACGGCACCGTGGTGGCCAAGTCCTTTGCCGACGAGTACCCGGAGATCGTCCAGGCCTACGTGAACGCGAGCCTGGAGGCCCAGGACTGGATCCACGCCGATCCCGTGCTGGCGGCCACCAAGGTCTCCGAATGGACGGGTGTGGAGAAGGAGGTGCTGTACCTCTACTTCTCCGACGGCGGTATCTCCACCTTCGAGGGTTCCATCAAGCCCCAGTGGGTGGAGGCCCTGAAGTACGACCACGACCTGCTGGTCAAGGAGAAGAATGTCCCGCCCCTGACCTTCGATCGCTGGATAGACCACACCTTCGTCAAGGCGGCCTACGAGGCCCGGGGCATCGACTACGAGTCCCTCAAGCGCTCCGTTGTGACGTCCAACATCACCCATCCCACGGTGCCCGCGGCGGAGCTGTGGCTGGCTGACGAGGGCATCAAGGCCTTCAGCAGCGTGAAGGCCATGACCGAGGCCCTGGCGGCGGCGGAGAAGGCGGGCAAGAAGGTCAACGCCTCCTACGTCTACGACAAGGCCACCGGCCTCAAGCTGTTCGGCCATGTGGCCTTCTACGTGAAGACGCCGGCCGGCGAGCTGGTCACCTTTATGAAGAAGGGCGACGCCGAGGCCTTTGCCGCCGAGGGCACCCTGGTGGCGTTCGCCGATGTGTTCTAGGACGTAGTCCAGAGAGTATGCGGGTTCCGGCCATCGATGGCCGGGAC
Above is a window of Gammaproteobacteria bacterium DNA encoding:
- the istB gene encoding IS21-like element helper ATPase IstB is translated as MIPNPSLKERATALKLHGLLSHWEEHADDGWVESLIQWEEEERAHRSLERRMKGARLGRFKPLADFDWGWPGRCDRELVSELMRLDFLTEAVNIILVGPNGVGKSTLARNIAHQAVLAGHSVLFTSAGQMLNDLAAQDGDSALKRRLARYARPQLLAVDEVGYLAYSNRHADLLFEIVSRRYEEKSTLVTTNRPFAEWGEVFPNASCVVSLVDRLVHRSEILTIEGESYRLKEAKERQQQQAQRRQSAAKSNKGA
- a CDS encoding type II toxin-antitoxin system VapC family toxin encodes the protein MILLDTNVVSEVMKTRPAEAVVKWFNGQHSEKLYVSSITIGEISYGLRILPDGKRRSGLRERFERFVALAFDQRVLAYDESAARIYGDLMGDRKELGLPMSVPDGQIAAIARLNHLAVATRNVADFENCGIDVVNPFASAL
- a CDS encoding type II toxin-antitoxin system RelE/ParE family toxin, translated to MRIFKTKWVHRWAAKEGLNDASLRAAVDEMRRGLVDANLGGYVFKKRVALPGRGKSGSVRTLLAFKQGHHVFFVYGFAKSVRANISDTELKALRQLADELLNYGDMRIDKALGAKELIEVMTDDE
- a CDS encoding DNA-binding transcriptional regulator encodes the protein MTNKTILDAMHETAKGLHKAGAMDATTMREFDALCLPPVKHYSAGQIKKLRLRYKASQAVFAAFLNTSPSTVQKWEQGKKQPNGPSLKLLNIVDQKGLDALG
- a CDS encoding RnfH family protein, with product MQDTPLAEMITQARQYRRQLDELEKRRATIQGELHALNERLREAIDVTEDAYANLSEEQFQNMLAELHDPGLLTVEVAYATRERQVVKPIQVCRGATLEDCILVSQVLEEFPEVELATARVGIHGAVKPLKEQVREGDRIEIYRPVEATG
- a CDS encoding ABC transporter substrate-binding protein gives rise to the protein MKHLLAGAVALSLVPLGALAETITIGIGHQSTVTNTVPGGIILEKLELLEKHLPRDGKYKDVDYEIVYKDYTSGPPITNQMLAGKLAFGVMGDYPLIVNGANFEKTGRGESRLILVTGYNLKGTGNGIVVPADSDVYALEQLAGKSISTPVGSAAWGMTLKVLRDHDLMDKVELKNQSPPVGVTNIAQGKIDAHSDFCPWSEVMEFRGTGRKIYDGSEAGIPTFHGTVVAKSFADEYPEIVQAYVNASLEAQDWIHADPVLAATKVSEWTGVEKEVLYLYFSDGGISTFEGSIKPQWVEALKYDHDLLVKEKNVPPLTFDRWIDHTFVKAAYEARGIDYESLKRSVVTSNITHPTVPAAELWLADEGIKAFSSVKAMTEALAAAEKAGKKVNASYVYDKATGLKLFGHVAFYVKTPAGELVTFMKKGDAEAFAAEGTLVAFADVF